Below is a genomic region from Sorghum bicolor cultivar BTx623 chromosome 9, Sorghum_bicolor_NCBIv3, whole genome shotgun sequence.
acataaataactaattatacagtttgcctgtaatttgcgagacgaattttttaagcctagttagtctatgattagacaatatttatcaaatataaacgaaaatactacagtgcccgttttgctaaaaaatttggaactaaataaggcctaaatcCGATACAGAGGAAGTATGAAGATACCTATTCCCAAAGCTAATATTATTAAGGTGGAGCACCAAAGCATGCACCAGGGTGCCTTTGGTTCGATGACGAGGAGAGCATGGCTCGCTCCTACAAGCCAAACCAAGTTGGGCAGACAATACATGTAGACTGTAGTACCTTAATGTGTGGTTAACTGAATGAATGCATGATGAACATAACAATTGTTTTTGGTTGTCGGCTCGTTTAGTCTACTACTAGGAGGGCTGAAAATGGATGTGTTAAATTCACGACCTGCACCGCTTTATGTATTTCACCTGTTTGTTTCCATGTCAAGAGAAAAAATCCAAAAGTGAGATGGGATACAGGTATCTGGGACCAGGATAAAAATGGAAGGGCTCCATCCCACCCATATTTACATGATACGGAAATATCCAATATATTACCTATTTTTCTTATTTCCGGTTAGCCCAACAAACAATATATTATATACCCCATCATCCAAAAGGCCCAACAGGCAGCCCAAGTAGCCCAGCACTATTGATCTAGCCCTTGCAGCCCTGCGTGGTGCTCTGCCATGCAGAAGTTTGGCGTTGCTCTGCCGTTAGCGGTGCCTGATTACACATTTTTGCATTGTGGATTTAGAGTTTCAAAATTAATAGTGACCGGCAGATTCTCATCTTCATAGGAATCAAGAAGTGAAGGTTTCTCTGCCAAGTGACTATATCGTCTACTAGTAGTCTGCCAAGTGAATGATACGTGGTTGTCATGAAGAATGTTGATTTGCGTGCAGTGATTTTCTGATTAAGTCAAAACTAAAGAATAAAGGAGTTATGCAATATGTTATCTTTGTTTCGTCTAAAATGTTAAGACTTGTATGATATTCTATTGTTTCTGAACTTTAATCAAGAGTCGAGACTTCTTGTGTGCATTGCTCATGTGCTTTGAGGCGGCAGGCAGTGGTGGACCCTGGGGCAGGGCTTCCCGTGCTCCAGCCCTGGTCCTTGGCTAGAAAACTCTACATGAACTTACGTCATCAGCTATAAAAATTAAAGGTTCTATTGTGCATCCCATGGCCAAGCTCTGGCGGCCATTCAGgaaaccaaggccttgttcagttccttacaaattttgtaaaatttttcagattctctgtcacatcgaatcttgcggtacatgcataaagtattaaatataaattaaaaaataactaattatacagtttgcttgtaatttgcgagacgaatcttttgagtctagttaatccatgattgaacaatatttgtcaaatacaaacgaaagtgctacaatagccaaGGCCAAAAAAAATTCGCGAACTAAGGCCTATGTCAATCTGCACTTTTTGTATGCCTTTTGTTAACTGTGGAGATACACATGCTCAAAAAGAATTGCTAAAAAAACTGTGGAGATACAGAATATTCTCTAGGCATTGCTGATGCAATACACCTTTATGTATGTGAGAGTAATAGAGCATGGAAAAAAAATTCTCCATAGATTAAGATAAGCCATAGGAAAAAAATTACGGGTACACCTATGTGATATACCTGTTGAAGTTTGTATATTCAGATGTAAAGGTTTTAGTGACCAGCAAAATCTTAGttttatcatctctctcaattAGTCCGCATTCAAATAAACACCAAAAGAACCTGCAGCCTGTAGTTTAATTTCCATATGGACACGTACGCACCTACTTTCTTTGCATTTCTAAAGATTTTTTGCAATTACAAGCATATTAATCAAATTATTTTTGATAATATGCTGCTCAGAAACATGAGATAGGTACAACTCCGTTATAGACCAGTTGATGTTTGTGGGACATTGACTATTAAACGTCCCAACTCGATCATTCCTAGTGGCAGTCAAGCTAAAGGTAACATGCCTCTCTGTTAATATCCTAAAGCTAGCAGGTCTAGGTAAATCCATTCCATAAGCCAGCTTTTATACAATTTTGTTAATCTCTGTTAATTCCAAGTAGCTATCAGATACATCGTCAATGGTCATTGCCAGCTTACCTGACATTGGTGAGATATTAATTATTAAGCGTCCTAACCTGATCTTTCCTAGTAGCAGTCCAGTTAACATGCCTCCATGTTGATATCCTAAAGCTAGTAGATCCAGGTAAATCCATACCATAAGCCAGCTTCTATACACTCTTGTTAATTTTGGTAAGACTCCCTGCTCCACTCACTCTTTTATTAATCCCAACTAGCTGTCAGATACATCGACAACAGTCACCGCTACCTAACCGACGCTGGCGAGGCATTGATTAAGCACCCCCAACCTGATCTTTTCTAATGGCAATATAGCTAACATACCTGTTGATATCCTAAAGCTAGCAAATCCAGATAAATTCATGCCATAAGCCTTAAATTATGTGACTATATTTAATTCCCAGATCAAATTTTGATTCTCTCGTGAAAGCTTTGCAAGAATTACTTAAGTTAGATCTCTCTACTACAGAACCTTAATCAAGGATCACAAAGGATCACATGAAGTTGTCCAACCTACATCTTTATCTATCAGTCAAAGCCACCGGATCGAGATGTAATTCAATCACCATGGCAAACTGTATCCTCAATATATTATTATTCTACTTGGATGGTATCTCCAAATCAACTTAGAAACCGCTTTATATACTCTTGTTAATTTCAGTAAGACTCCCTACCCCATTCGCTCTCTATTAATCCCAACTAGTTTTCACATACATCGCCAGCGGTCATTGCTAGCTAACCTGATGTTGGTGTGACATTGATTAAGAGCCTCAACCAGATCTTTCCTGATGGCAGCCCAGCTAACATGCCTCATTGCTGATATCCTAAAGCTAGCAGATCCAAGTAAATCCATGCCATAAACCATAAATTCTACAACTATATTTAATTCCAACATCAAATTTTTATTCTTTCATAAAAGctttgcaagaattaattaagttAGATCTAGCTACCCATCACCTATGGTACAATGATCAAGGGTCCTCGCTTGAAGCCACACAGCCTACATCTCCATCTATTCGTTAAACCAGACAACCTACATCTCCATCTGTCCGTTAAAGCCATTGGATTGAGACGTAATTCAATCGTCACCATAAAACCATATCCTCTCATATATTATTATTCTACTTGACGATATCTCCAAATCAATAAAAAAACCAATGCAGGATTCTTTGTGAGATTTTTCGCTTCTAATATTAATTAATATATATGATGTATTTTGCTAGTATATTTCCTCTTGGTGCACTGCTCATGTGCGGCTAGCAagctcaaaagaaaaaaaacgtaAATGCTTAAGTGAATATATATGGTGATGTATTTTGCCTCTTGGTGCACTGCTCGTGTGCGGCTAGCAagctcaaaagaaaaaaaaaccgtACATGTTTAAGTGACCAGCAAAATTTCAGttttatcatctctctcaatcagttttatcatctctctctcaATCAGCCTATAGACTGTAGTTGCAATATGGACACGTACGCACCTATCTCCTTTGCGTTTCTAAAGAACTTTTTGCAATTACAAGCATATTAATCAAATTATTTTTGATAACATGCTAACCCAGAACACACGAGTCATCGTAAACAAGATTATCAACGTCATGTACATTTCAGACCATTGAATGAGACGTGGGAAGGATCATCATAAGGGACAATCAAGAGGGCACGGCAACACGGCGCCAGTGTTCAGTTACATTACAAAACTAAACACGAGTTACAGCTAAATCAATATATCTCTGATAACATTGTCTAAACCAATAAGTATTCGTTGATAGCATAACCTGACAAAGAACTTGACGTATTGTCCTATCCGTTTGGTATCAGAGTTCTCGATAGTGTGGGCCAAACCTTGGGGCAAATTAAGCAATGAGGTAAAGAATTTCAATATCTGAGGAACAGATCAGCAGTTAGGTAAAGTATAGCACATTAAATCAAAGGAAGACAAAATCGAAGTTGTTTTCCATCTTGGGGCAAAGACTAAGCGTAACTATATTGTAAAAATATAGAAAGTGGTTTCAGCTGAACATCACAATATCTCAATTTCGATCAGCAAGTTTTCACCCTAAGGGCTAAAGGTAGCACAAATGGTCGAGTCCAATTCATTAGCaatgtactccctctgtccctttttaattgtcaCTTGCGCTTCCCGAAAAACAACTACcgacaattatatattaaaaaatattaatatttataatacataattagtatcattagaaagatctttgaatatagttttttaacaaatttatttggagatacaaatgttgcacgtattttctacaaatcgagtcaaacttatgGCACGCACACCAACGGCAacaattaaaaagggacagAGAGAGTAGGTATAGAACATGCCCCACTCGATCAGAAAATGGATAATTCTATGAACAACACAACAGGAGATCCAAAACATCATGCAACAAACTAAAGCGGCAAATCAAATACTGGACATGATAGAAGGTAATGGCAGCACACTACCAGGACATGTTTTCGCCTCTACACGCCTAACAGCTGACCATCAGGGATGGCCGATAGGACAAACTCGAGAGATGAAATCAACTTCTCCTGATGGTACAGATTCATTGTTCCCCACACTAGGAATGACAACATGACAGCTCCAATacttaggctagtctcaatgggcATTTCATGCACATTTAATAGTATGCCACATCAGCATTTTGTAGCACTTTGCATGAAAtggggaggagagagaggaaaaaAGTTTCACCACGGTGAAACGAGGTAGCGACGTTTCCCAGGTCTGGGTAAGCGGGTGAAACGCCCATTGAGTCATTTCGTTTCGTTCTCCCTCCGATCCCCTCGATCCCGTGCGGCAGAATCGCGCGCCATCGTCGTCCCGCGCGCACCGCCCCTCTTCCCGCGCCTGCTCTGAATCGCGCGGCAGAATCCCCCGCTTCCCCCTCTTCCCGCGCGCACCGCCCCCTTCTTCCCGCGCCTGCTCCCTCTTCCCGCATGCGCAGCACCCCTCTCCATCTTTCTTCCCTCACCCGCCGGGCCACCTCATCCGCTGCGTCCGACCGCCATGGATCCGCCGTGGCCAGAGGCTTCAAGGCGGCGCCCAGACGGCAGAGGAGGGAAGGGGCGCCGGCTTGGACTGAAGAAGACCACCGTCCCTGCGCCGAGTCGCCGACTGCTTCCTCTGCGCCACTAGGTTCTGAGCCGCCGGCAACTTCTCCAGCTGCGCCGGCGAGTTCCTCCCCTGCTGCGCCGGCAAGTTCCTTCCCTGTGCCGTCATCCACCATGCCGCCATGGCCACCGCAAGGAGCAGGATGGGGGGGCATACCCCCAAATTTTCCATCTCTTGATGCAAACCCACAAGAACCAAATCCATGGTATGTATGATTTCGATCTGTGCTGCTGCAATTTGATTTCCATAGGAATGTTGATTTTGCCCTTGTAGACAATCTGCAGATGGCGGCATGGTGGATTGAACTTGTGGGATTTGGTTAGCAATGTTTTCTCTGTCTGATGGTGTGGGATTTGGTTAGCAGTGTTAGCAATGTTTTCTCTGTCTGATGGTATGCATATGGTTCAGCCAAAATGTCTGAACCTGTAGCTTATTTTATACATGACATAAAATGTGTAATTATGTCAACTGCTAATGATGTCATATAGTTGGACATTGCCATGTTTGATTCAGAAGAGCATCACACTTGTTTTGGTTTGTTCTGTGAGAGTGTTTCTGTGCAAAACTGgaattaccttgctaatatatGTTTTTGTGAGATTGTACTTGTCTGAAAACTTGCATTAATTCTCTTTGAAACCTAATTACCTGAATTGAACATTTGGAAAATTGTTGTCTTATGCTAATATATGCTTCTGTATGTACTGATGGATGTGGGCATTTGTATATTTTCAGGGGCTATCCTCCAGGAGGGTTTTTAAATATGATTCGACAAAACCATCCGCCGCAGCCACAACTACATGGTGAAAATTTTCATTATGTTGGTCAGAGTATGTCCTTCAACCCAATGTCTCCACCATCACCAAGTGTCTATGGAACACCAAGTCCTGAATCTGAAAACATGGAAGCAAATAGGGCAGCAAAGGTGAACAACAAAAGATATTGGACTCATGAAGAGGAAGAAAGACTGGTAATCAGTGTACCATTTTATATTTTGTAGGCCATTGTTTGGGTTAGTTCTTGGTTGGATGCTCACATGTACATTTTTATATTTTGTAGGCCAGTGCTTGGTTGAATACTTCTAAAGACCCAATTCATGGAAATGACAAGAAAGGTGATACATTTTGGAAGGAAGTCACTGACATGTTTAACAAGAAAGGAGAAGGGAAGCGTATAAGAGAAGCAAACCAACTGAAGATTCACTGGTGCCGCCTCAAGGCATCGATCGGTGACTTCAATGATtattggattaaggcaaatcAAATGCATACAAGTGGTTATTCAGATGACATGCTGGAGAAAGAGGCACAGGAGATGTACGTAAACAGGTTTGGAAAGCCTTTTACATTGGTGCATTGGTGGAAGATACTAAAAGAAGAACCCAAATGGTGTGCACTGTTTGATACAGAGAAAGACAAGGCTGAAGTACATGATATTCCAGAAAAGCAGATGCGTCCCATTGGTAGAGATAGTGCGAAGGCTGAGCGCAATGGAAACCACAAGAAGGCAAAATTGATGGATGGTATTGTAAACCTTGGAGATACTGTTGAAAAAATTGTCAAGGTCCAGGAAGATCGGAAGATGGAGCTTGAGAAGATCGCCGAAGCACAAATTCAGATATCAAAGGCAAATTTGAAGGCAGCACAAGAGGAAAAAGAAGGAAAGATGTTTCAAGTCTACAATACCTTGCTGAATAAAGACATAAGCAACATGTCTGAAGCTCAAAAGGCAAATCATGAGAGGACAATACACAAGTTAGAAGAAAAGCTATTTGGAGATTAAGGTGAGTTTTTTATTTGTTGAGATACTTGCAAATCTGATATTTGGAGATTAAGGTGAGTTTTTTATTTGCGAGAAAGGATATCGAGAGAGCCTTCGGTGTATTGCAACGTCGATGGTGTATCTTAAAACGTCCAGCTCGTCTATATGATAGAGGTGTACTTCGTGATGTTGTGCTAGCTTGCATCATACTTCACAATATGATAGTTGAAGATGAGAAAACCCCAGAACTTATTGAAGAAAATTTAGATCTAAACGTGGCTCCTAGTTCATCAACCGTTCACGAACCGGAATTTACTCCAGATCAGGATGTTCCTTTGGAGAGAGTTTTAGAAAAGGATACTGATATTCGAGATCGATCGGCTCATCATCGACTTAAAAATGATTTGGTGGAACATATTTGGAATAAGTTTAGTGCTCGTCGTGCACATATATCGGGTACATATATTTTTTGTGAATGTTGAGAACTCTATGATATGATCCTACTCTATTTTTTGTGAATGCTGAGAACTCATGTTGTACTGTTTTTTGTTTGTGCAGGATGAAAGCAAGGTTGAAGGCAATCTGAAAGCAAGGTTGAGAGCAAATTGAAAGCAAGGCTGGAGGCTGTGAACTATTTTCTTTAACTACCTTATTATCTATGATATTATCTATGTTTTAGCTACCTTATCAAATGCCAATCTGGTCCAGTACCCCAGATTGTCACTTTTGTTGTCATCGTATGCCATGGTGCTATTTTGGTTATGTGAATGAACTATCTGAACTATAGTAAGTCATGGTGCTATTCTAGTTATCTGAAGCAGATGTGTGTGCGTTCATGAATTTGTTTGATCCTGTTTGATCTAGACACAAAATGGCTACAGAGTTTGTTTGTGGCATTTGATCACAACAAAAAGCAAGAATTAAATGTTACACTGAGCATATGATTCGGTGCAATGAAACTCAGCATTGTGAATAGCAGTTTCATTCAGTTTCGTTAATTGCTTTGGCTGAGGTGGCGTCTGTGAAACCGTGTAGTGAAATAccccattgagactagccttagtTAAGAATGCAAGTTCACAACACTGCATGTTCAGCTCCTAGCTATATGACAAAAGGAGTCTTTTTCACTCTCTACATCATAGTCCTACTAACTACGCAACAGAAGCAGAAACTTGATTTCCAGCATGGGGCAATCAAGTTACCTATAAGGCTACAAGGAGTGGAGTTGCAATGTTCAACCTGAGTTGATTCAAAATTATCATGGGATACAAATGCATGTTGTAGTATCTAATTTCCATTGGCTGTTGAGCTGCTATGCAGGCTGTTGCTTGTATTAAATACTGAGCTGTAGTCATGCCTGTCTAGTACCCTAGCAGTATATGGCAGTTCAAATGTCTTTACCTAACAAAACTAGTATATTGCCCATGCTAACGCTACAGACCACATTAACTCCAAAGTAGCATTTTATCTACAAAGATAAGCGTCATAGTCTTCCAAGAGATCAGCTCAAGATCTATATGCAGCATAGCATTTGGGGCCCTGCTGCTTCATTCCCAGAAGCTGGTTTTCCTTTTTCCCCAAAACCATTTGATCATCACAATGGACACATATACATCAACTACATCAACAAGTGTTGCTGCCGAATCCAAAATGAAACAAAAGAAAGGCCTAATTACAATTTCTCAAAGACTTCAATGTGTccaattccaaaataaatcatCAGGATTTTGGATTTGTCATCCTCAAATGAACCTTGAAATACAATAAAAGAAATATTTAGATCAGTGTTAGAGAGGAGAGGCTGTATCAATAAATGTAGATTTTTGGAGTAGTGTACCTGTAGTAGcattgtgagcttgttgttcctAAATGGAACATGGGAATCACCATTAGCAATAGATTAAACAATTCGCTTCAAAGCAGTGTTCCCTTGGTTAATTTTTGTTGTCTGGaaaaattgagaacattatagaTCGCACATGTAATAAAATATTATAAGATTTTAACAGTGGTACAATTCATGTGGCAAGATCAGTGCCAAACTGACTATCTATTAAATACACAGATCAACTCATTGGAAGCCATTGTTCAGAGGCAATTGGAAGTTTGGAACACATAGATGCTACAAACATATAACACAGAGCGACTCATTGAAACTTGAAAGCCATTGTTCAGAGTGCAATTGGAAGTTTGGAACACATAGATGCTACAAACATACAAGAATCGGTTGCATAACACGCCTGCATTTTGGCTTCAAATCCTGTTTGTCCTGCTGCTTCTATGTTTTTAGATCCAGCCATGTCCACAAGCATTAACTTTCTTCCCACAGATGGGACATCCAGGATAATCTATAGATGCAAGCATAGCTCGAAAAAAGCTTGGTTTAAAAAAAATGCTCAAAGTGCTGGTGGCTGAGTGCAAACAACCATGCAATGGCTACGCGAACTTCTCTTGTTACAAAGTGTGCTCTTCACAGTTCTTCACTTTTCCACTTTAGAAACCTCTCTTGATATCCTCCCAGCTTCATTTCCAGATATATAAGTTGTGTTTTTTTGCTTTCTTCCCCAATACTACCAGTCTTGCCTGTGCATAGAACAGAACTGTGAGGCTTCAATGATACACTGATTTACATCAATTCATAAATTTACCTTGACAGTGACCAAGAACAAATGAATGACAACATTGGTAATCATGAGAATGTATCCAGGATAAATACTGATGTTCACCGAGCTGTTTATTCATTCATGGACAAACTATCTATAGCAATGAGGTAAAGAATTTTAATATCTGAGGAACAAATCAGCAGTAAGGTAAAGTATAGCACAATAAATGACAGGAAGAAAAAATTGAAGTTATTTTTCCATTCTTGGGCGCAAGGACTAAACGTAACTATTATTGTAAAAATACAGAAACTGGTTTCAGCTGAACAACACAATATCTCAATTTCAATCAGCAAGTTTTCACCCTAAGGGCTAAGGTAGCACAAATGGTTGAGTCCAATTCCATTAGCAAAGTAGTTTTAGAGCATGCCCCACTCTATCAGAAAATGGATATTTCTATGAACAATGGGGGATCCAAAACATCAAGCAACAAACTAAAGCAGCAATATCAAATAT
It encodes:
- the LOC8069472 gene encoding glutathione S-transferase T3 — its product is MSFNPMSPPSPSVYGTPSPESENMEANRAAKVNNKRYWTHEEEERLASAWLNTSKDPIHGNDKKGDTFWKEVTDMFNKKGEGKRIREANQLKIHWCRLKASIGDFNDYWIKANQMHTSGYSDDMLEKEAQEMYVNRFGKPFTLVHWWKILKEEPKWCALFDTEKDKAEVHDIPEKQMRPIGRDSAKAERNGNHKKAKLMDGIVNLGDTVEKIVKVQEDRKMELEKIAEAQIQISKDESKVEGNLKASYLIKCQSGPVPQIVTFVVIVCHGAILVM